The Gemmatimonadota bacterium genome includes a window with the following:
- a CDS encoding M23 family metallopeptidase, translating into MPRLSAIICTLLSLLITAHAENYHWPMDAPPALTSTFGEYRGGRLHAAIDLKTYGKEGYPVTAIADGYVWRVRTSPWGYGRVVYVQLDNGLFALWAHLSGFSKRIEKYVQQEQDRRGTYSVNLYFRPDQIPVKRGEVLGYSGSTGIGVPHLHFELRDAKHRPINPLLHGFDIKDTIPPTIQAIGLAPLDADARVKGGHKPVSHRLVYRTKEKIFTRSDTVTVWGPIGIGVKAFDRANDSQLTNRLAPYRMRLLINGEEIFQKTCGLFGYDVTRHGELAYDFYMNRRGLGRFHSLYRKPGNRLPFYSDYKVGSGVLFAGTKTNGAGHELSPGVHRLQVIAEDVKGNRAKAIVFLRVQNADGISSPKNSPQQSNTPKITSKISYFPTFAVIRISANRTLSEIPTVRAQLSKQWTRTLAVQQTGLKTYQTVIPFDEKHADDIDVQIETNGQTQKLRITQQTVTQDGGEMRSDDGLVRVRFEKEGVYETLYGRIESDSLIKDKRMVGTAFQIMPGDVAFKGAEIAFSYPQDHPNIDKLGIYKWNGRNSWTFVDKERDSKIGAITGNVRNFGVFALLADTVPPRIASITPANGTVLTQRQPRVAASVWDTSSGIWREEDMIMRIDGNALIVEYDPEENRIFAKPRKPLTPGAHKLEVIVRDICGNESRRTTAFRIK; encoded by the coding sequence ATGCCTCGCCTATCTGCCATAATTTGTACTCTCCTATCCCTCCTCATTACTGCACACGCAGAAAATTATCACTGGCCCATGGATGCCCCCCCGGCATTGACCTCGACCTTTGGTGAATACCGGGGGGGGCGATTGCATGCGGCCATTGACCTGAAAACCTATGGCAAAGAAGGATATCCCGTAACAGCGATTGCAGATGGATACGTCTGGCGAGTCCGCACATCGCCCTGGGGATACGGGCGAGTGGTATATGTACAACTCGACAATGGCCTGTTCGCGCTCTGGGCGCATTTGTCGGGATTTTCCAAACGCATCGAAAAATACGTCCAGCAAGAGCAAGACCGCCGCGGAACATACAGCGTAAACCTGTATTTTCGCCCCGATCAAATCCCCGTCAAACGCGGAGAAGTGCTGGGCTATTCGGGCAGCACGGGCATTGGCGTACCGCATTTGCACTTCGAATTGCGCGATGCAAAACACCGCCCCATCAATCCCCTGCTCCATGGATTCGATATCAAAGACACCATACCCCCAACCATACAGGCGATCGGCCTCGCACCCTTAGACGCAGATGCACGGGTCAAAGGAGGGCACAAGCCAGTGTCACATCGCCTCGTCTATCGAACAAAAGAAAAGATCTTCACACGTTCCGATACCGTGACCGTTTGGGGTCCCATCGGCATTGGCGTGAAAGCATTTGACCGCGCAAATGACTCTCAACTGACAAATCGATTGGCCCCTTATCGCATGCGCCTTCTAATAAACGGCGAAGAGATATTTCAAAAAACCTGTGGGCTATTTGGATACGACGTAACGCGCCACGGAGAACTCGCATATGACTTTTACATGAACCGTCGCGGCCTGGGGCGATTTCACAGCCTGTATCGCAAACCCGGCAACCGCCTGCCTTTCTACAGCGATTACAAAGTGGGATCAGGCGTATTATTTGCGGGAACAAAAACCAACGGTGCGGGACATGAACTCTCGCCGGGCGTACACCGCCTGCAGGTCATTGCCGAAGACGTAAAGGGGAACCGCGCAAAAGCAATCGTATTTCTGCGGGTGCAGAACGCGGATGGGATATCCTCCCCTAAAAATTCACCACAACAAAGCAACACCCCAAAAATAACCAGCAAAATATCCTACTTCCCCACCTTTGCAGTTATCCGCATCTCGGCCAATCGGACACTATCAGAAATACCAACTGTTCGAGCACAACTTTCCAAACAATGGACGCGAACCCTCGCAGTTCAACAGACAGGTTTGAAAACATATCAGACTGTCATTCCATTTGATGAAAAGCACGCCGACGACATAGATGTACAAATTGAGACAAACGGACAAACACAGAAACTGCGGATCACCCAGCAAACCGTCACACAAGACGGCGGAGAAATGCGCTCGGATGACGGATTGGTGCGGGTGCGATTTGAGAAAGAGGGCGTTTACGAAACCCTGTATGGACGCATAGAGTCCGATAGCCTGATAAAGGACAAACGCATGGTGGGAACCGCGTTTCAGATCATGCCCGGAGATGTGGCATTCAAAGGAGCGGAAATCGCGTTTTCATATCCCCAGGACCATCCCAATATAGACAAACTCGGCATCTATAAATGGAACGGAAGAAATAGCTGGACCTTTGTCGATAAGGAACGCGATTCAAAGATAGGTGCTATAACGGGAAACGTGCGAAACTTTGGCGTATTTGCATTGCTCGCCGACACTGTACCCCCCAGAATTGCCAGCATAACCCCCGCCAACGGCACAGTACTCACACAGCGCCAACCCAGGGTTGCGGCTTCTGTATGGGATACATCTT